Proteins encoded by one window of Swingsia samuiensis:
- a CDS encoding NAD(P)H-dependent flavin oxidoreductase — protein MTEARETLDRLWKPGCEFLGSEVAILGGAMSWVSERNLVSAISNAGGFGVIACGAMEPERLEEEIVATQALTKRPFGVNLITMHPKLDQLVDVCLAHNVSHIVLAGGVPTSAIIKKVRDGGARAIGFAPALALAKRLVKMGIEALVIEGSEAGGHVGPVSLTVLAQEILPHVKGIPVFVAGGLGRGDAVVSYLEQGAVGAQLGTVFAASQESIAHENFKKAFLRANARDAVTSVQLDERFPVIPVRGLSNEGSRRFLKLQAEMVQKYQEGELSKEDAQLSIEHFWAGALRRAVIDGDVENGSVMAGQSVGMVKEVRPVADIMETLVQQAVEVIAKRDHRVKDLG, from the coding sequence ATGACAGAAGCGCGTGAAACTTTAGATAGGCTGTGGAAACCAGGTTGTGAGTTTCTAGGAAGCGAAGTTGCTATCCTTGGTGGCGCCATGTCGTGGGTGAGCGAGCGGAACCTTGTTTCTGCGATTTCCAATGCGGGTGGTTTTGGCGTTATTGCATGTGGCGCTATGGAGCCTGAGCGGTTGGAAGAGGAGATTGTTGCGACACAAGCGCTTACAAAGCGTCCATTTGGTGTCAATCTGATCACAATGCATCCTAAGTTGGACCAACTTGTCGATGTATGTCTGGCACATAATGTAAGCCATATTGTTTTGGCTGGCGGTGTTCCAACGAGTGCAATCATTAAAAAGGTCCGTGATGGTGGTGCTCGCGCTATTGGTTTTGCCCCGGCTTTAGCGCTTGCCAAACGTTTGGTAAAAATGGGGATAGAAGCCCTTGTTATTGAAGGGTCTGAAGCAGGTGGGCATGTTGGCCCCGTTTCCTTGACCGTTCTGGCGCAAGAAATACTACCTCATGTCAAAGGTATTCCAGTTTTTGTTGCTGGGGGGCTAGGACGAGGAGATGCTGTTGTTTCATATTTGGAGCAAGGGGCTGTTGGAGCGCAGTTAGGAACTGTTTTTGCGGCATCGCAAGAAAGCATCGCGCATGAGAATTTTAAAAAAGCATTTTTGCGCGCGAATGCACGGGATGCTGTAACATCTGTTCAGTTGGATGAACGCTTTCCGGTTATTCCTGTAAGGGGCCTCTCGAATGAGGGAAGCCGTCGCTTCCTTAAATTGCAGGCTGAAATGGTTCAGAAATACCAAGAGGGTGAGCTAAGCAAAGAAGACGCTCAGCTTTCTATTGAACATTTCTGGGCAGGGGCGTTACGCAGAGCCGTTATCGACGGAGATGTTGAGAATGGATCTGTTATGGCTGGGCAATCTGTTGGAATGGTAAAAGAAGTTCGACCTGTTGCAGATATAATGGAAACATTAGTTCAGCAGGCGGTAGAAGTCATTGCCAAGCGTGACCATCGTGTAAAAGATTTGGGCTGA
- the ubiG gene encoding bifunctional 2-polyprenyl-6-hydroxyphenol methylase/3-demethylubiquinol 3-O-methyltransferase UbiG, translating to MSLDAISEKKMNRPSVSEAEIAHFSALAKDWWDPHGPMAPLHAMNPLRTEWIYSHTSHLQKKNTATPLSLLDIGCGAGLASEAFAKLGFNTLGIDASYEGIQAAKAHQASFPLPPSSAPLSYRHGSAEDLVAERKEFDIVSALEIIEHVNDPQEFLNMLSSLTRPGGYVAVSTMSRTLRSYAMAKLGAEYLLRMLPIGTHDWKKFINPDELATMARKAGLRVTNVSGMTYIPPKWRISKNTSINYIALFSK from the coding sequence ATGAGCTTGGATGCCATTTCTGAAAAAAAAATGAACCGTCCCTCTGTTTCCGAAGCTGAAATTGCCCATTTCAGCGCGTTAGCAAAAGATTGGTGGGATCCTCACGGCCCGATGGCTCCCTTACATGCCATGAACCCTCTACGCACGGAGTGGATATATAGCCACACCTCGCATCTGCAAAAGAAAAATACAGCCACACCTCTTTCCCTGTTAGATATCGGGTGTGGCGCAGGGCTAGCAAGTGAGGCTTTTGCCAAGCTGGGTTTTAATACTTTAGGGATTGATGCAAGCTACGAAGGAATTCAGGCTGCTAAAGCCCATCAGGCATCTTTCCCTCTACCGCCGTCTTCTGCGCCTTTGTCTTATCGTCATGGCAGTGCGGAAGATCTTGTCGCTGAACGTAAAGAATTTGATATCGTCTCAGCGTTGGAAATTATTGAGCATGTAAACGACCCGCAAGAATTCCTAAACATGCTTTCCTCTTTAACGCGCCCGGGAGGGTATGTTGCTGTTTCCACCATGAGCAGGACACTCCGATCCTACGCTATGGCAAAATTAGGGGCAGAATATCTTTTAAGAATGTTACCTATCGGCACTCATGACTGGAAAAAGTTTATTAATCCCGATGAATTAGCAACGATGGCCCGAAAGGCTGGTCTTCGTGTTACCAATGTGTCCGGCATGACATATATCCCACCGAAATGGCGGATATCTAAAAACACAAGCATCAATTATATTGCGCTTTTCTCTAAATAA
- the grxC gene encoding glutaredoxin 3 yields the protein MPKIEIFTQPGCPFCVRAVSLLKEKKVDFQEINAPHGTKEREESIERSGKRTVPQTFVDGQALGGCDDLISLDRSGKLDSLLGLSHS from the coding sequence ATGCCAAAAATTGAGATTTTTACGCAGCCTGGGTGTCCATTTTGTGTTCGTGCAGTGAGTTTGTTGAAAGAAAAGAAGGTTGATTTTCAGGAAATTAATGCTCCCCATGGAACAAAAGAGCGTGAAGAATCCATAGAGCGTTCGGGCAAGCGGACTGTGCCACAAACCTTTGTAGATGGGCAGGCGTTAGGTGGTTGTGATGATCTTATTTCTTTGGATCGAAGTGGAAAGCTCGATTCTTTACTAGGTCTTTCCCATTCTTAA
- a CDS encoding DUF3553 domain-containing protein, with protein sequence MIRSFYSFLVPGQIVSHPQCPEWGAGQVQSVVENRVTVNFEHKGKVLVDISRIDLDVISSPDL encoded by the coding sequence ATGATTCGCTCGTTTTATTCATTCCTGGTTCCTGGTCAAATAGTCTCACACCCGCAATGTCCTGAATGGGGAGCGGGGCAAGTGCAGTCTGTGGTAGAAAATCGTGTAACGGTTAATTTTGAGCATAAAGGGAAAGTATTGGTTGATATTTCTCGTATCGACCTTGATGTAATTTCGTCACCAGATTTATAA
- a CDS encoding AAA family ATPase codes for MSNDETTVIPTHTLGAPDLMVSSREVFGIQTEMQVPAYSTRTEHVPTIDPSYKFDEDTTRAILAGFIYNRRVLIQGFHGTGKSSHIEQVAARLNWPCVRINLDSHISRIDLIGKDAIVLRDGKQVTEFREGLLPWCLQHPCALIFDEYDAGRPDVMFVIQRVLEGEGHLTLLDQNRVIRSNPHFRLFATANTVGLGDTTGLYHGTQQINQAQMDRWNIVASLNYLPVEQEIAIVTSKLKIAPEDTDATITIGRMVALANLTRAGFMAGDISTVMSPRSVISWAENFKIFNDLAFSFRLTFLNKCDEAEREIVAEYYQRCFNASPVE; via the coding sequence ATGAGTAATGATGAAACCACAGTAATTCCAACACATACTCTCGGTGCTCCAGACCTCATGGTTTCTTCCCGAGAAGTTTTTGGCATCCAGACAGAAATGCAAGTGCCAGCTTATTCTACCCGAACAGAGCATGTCCCCACTATCGATCCATCATACAAATTTGATGAAGATACAACTCGGGCTATCCTTGCTGGGTTTATCTATAATAGACGCGTCTTGATCCAAGGGTTTCACGGTACGGGTAAGTCTTCTCATATTGAACAAGTTGCTGCACGTCTGAATTGGCCCTGCGTGCGCATCAATCTTGATAGTCATATTTCCCGTATCGATCTGATTGGAAAAGACGCCATTGTTTTACGCGATGGTAAACAGGTTACTGAATTCCGTGAGGGCCTACTTCCATGGTGTTTACAACACCCTTGCGCCTTAATCTTTGATGAATACGACGCAGGCCGTCCAGATGTTATGTTTGTTATTCAACGTGTTCTGGAAGGTGAAGGGCATTTAACCTTACTTGACCAAAACCGCGTTATCCGCTCCAACCCCCACTTCCGTCTCTTTGCTACAGCCAATACTGTCGGCCTTGGCGATACAACGGGTCTCTACCACGGCACACAGCAGATTAACCAAGCCCAGATGGACCGCTGGAATATTGTTGCCTCCCTTAACTACCTTCCCGTGGAACAAGAAATAGCGATTGTCACTTCTAAGCTAAAGATTGCCCCTGAAGATACAGATGCCACCATAACCATCGGGCGTATGGTCGCATTAGCTAACCTTACGCGAGCAGGGTTCATGGCAGGTGATATTTCAACCGTTATGTCCCCACGGTCTGTGATCTCATGGGCAGAAAACTTCAAAATTTTTAATGATTTAGCTTTTTCATTCCGCCTAACGTTCCTCAACAAGTGTGACGAAGCTGAACGTGAAATCGTAGCGGAATATTATCAACGTTGCTTTAACGCCTCCCCCGTGGAGTAA
- a CDS encoding BolA family protein has product MPHSLTRRDRIQAILTKELTPIHLEIHDESAKHAHHQGVKDMGRTGETHFNIAITSAKFNGLNRIARHRLVNNLLADEFQTGLHALSLVLQGEEKV; this is encoded by the coding sequence ATGCCACATTCTTTAACGCGACGTGACCGGATACAAGCGATTTTAACAAAAGAACTAACTCCCATTCATCTGGAAATTCATGATGAGAGTGCAAAACACGCCCATCACCAAGGAGTGAAAGATATGGGGAGAACGGGTGAGACACATTTTAATATAGCAATTACCAGTGCTAAGTTTAATGGTCTGAATCGTATTGCTCGACATCGTTTGGTGAACAATCTGTTAGCGGATGAATTTCAAACAGGGCTGCATGCTTTGTCTTTAGTCCTGCAAGGAGAAGAAAAAGTATGA
- a CDS encoding LolA family protein, with product MKRALVVFCVLLSGCEVSGYKNLPPNEQAEVQRVEAYLNNIKGMRASFVQIGPDAGHSAGRFSYVPGYLRLDYIEPHPMELVAGNGRLVFKDMANQSITHLSLKRNPLGLLVHYPIRFGGQILVTDARKGQDSLQVSVAEANNPSQGLLTLQFADRAGHLNLIGLQGVDVRKNRFSVTLSDEEEGSDIPKSEFKFPSE from the coding sequence ATGAAGCGCGCTCTTGTCGTTTTTTGTGTTCTTTTGTCAGGGTGTGAGGTCAGTGGTTATAAAAACCTTCCTCCCAACGAACAGGCCGAGGTTCAAAGAGTTGAAGCATATTTGAACAACATCAAAGGAATGCGAGCATCTTTTGTGCAGATAGGGCCAGACGCTGGACATAGCGCTGGGCGTTTTTCATATGTTCCTGGGTATTTGCGGCTAGATTATATAGAGCCTCATCCAATGGAACTGGTTGCAGGGAATGGGCGGCTCGTTTTTAAGGATATGGCCAACCAATCCATTACGCATCTTTCTTTAAAGAGAAACCCTTTAGGGCTATTAGTGCATTACCCGATTCGGTTTGGCGGGCAAATCTTGGTAACGGATGCGCGAAAAGGGCAGGATTCGTTACAGGTTTCTGTGGCAGAAGCGAATAATCCTTCACAAGGTTTGTTAACATTACAATTTGCGGATCGGGCAGGACACCTTAACTTAATTGGTTTGCAGGGTGTGGATGTGCGCAAGAACCGTTTTTCTGTGACGTTGTCGGATGAAGAAGAGGGGAGCGATATCCCCAAATCAGAGTTTAAATTTCCTTCGGAATAG
- a CDS encoding lactonase family protein — translation MFKSISRRNFALGLLAGTASIGANRVSHAATGADKLPVPPPPPKPVSKTICFVGGYTQHAPPGGAGNGQGIDVFEMNRETGELTQITTYTDIASPSFIVLSKDDKFLYALSEIDDYTKQGDGSVTAFAVDTKNGSLRKLNTVSSGGAVPAHLSIHHSGRYVLVANYVGGSVAVLPIRSDGSLGPATDVVKNTGPRQPERAADNPQGNFAVSDHSGSHPHMIRSDPSGRFVIADDAGLDRVYVWTLNLTTGKLIPAKKPYYDMEPGSAPRHFEFNHSGRMMYNLCEQNSKIVVSTFNPETGEINNIQKVSTVSSSFRGSTLAAEILISKSGKYIYVSNRLGDSLAVFAIADDGTLTLQAETWMHADYGRAMMFDPSGTFLFCANQRSDAVTSFKVDKNTGQLVFTNHFTPVGSPTTFAFMNTQV, via the coding sequence ATGTTTAAATCCATTTCCCGTCGTAATTTTGCTTTGGGACTGCTTGCTGGAACTGCCTCTATTGGAGCGAATAGAGTTTCTCATGCGGCAACAGGAGCAGATAAACTTCCTGTACCTCCTCCGCCTCCCAAGCCTGTTTCAAAAACGATTTGTTTCGTGGGCGGTTACACCCAACATGCACCTCCAGGAGGAGCGGGGAATGGTCAAGGGATTGACGTCTTTGAAATGAATCGTGAAACGGGTGAACTCACGCAAATCACGACGTATACAGATATCGCCAGCCCTTCATTTATTGTTTTATCGAAAGATGATAAATTTTTATATGCGTTAAGCGAAATTGACGATTATACCAAACAAGGCGATGGTTCAGTTACAGCATTTGCTGTTGATACAAAGAACGGCTCTTTGCGTAAATTGAATACCGTTAGTTCTGGCGGTGCTGTCCCGGCACATTTAAGCATCCATCATTCTGGTCGCTATGTGTTAGTTGCTAATTATGTGGGTGGCTCTGTTGCGGTCTTACCAATCCGTAGTGACGGATCTTTGGGGCCAGCAACGGATGTTGTCAAAAATACAGGCCCACGTCAGCCTGAGAGAGCGGCTGATAATCCTCAAGGTAATTTTGCTGTTTCAGATCATTCAGGCTCACATCCTCATATGATCCGTTCTGATCCAAGTGGTCGGTTTGTTATTGCAGATGATGCTGGTTTAGATCGTGTCTATGTTTGGACTTTGAACCTCACAACAGGAAAACTCATTCCTGCTAAGAAACCGTATTATGATATGGAACCCGGAAGTGCTCCACGGCATTTTGAGTTTAACCACTCTGGTCGCATGATGTATAATCTATGTGAGCAAAACTCAAAAATTGTTGTTTCTACCTTCAATCCAGAAACGGGTGAAATTAATAACATTCAGAAAGTAAGCACGGTATCGTCTAGTTTCCGTGGTTCTACTCTTGCTGCTGAAATTCTTATTTCCAAGAGTGGCAAGTATATTTATGTTTCGAACCGCTTAGGTGATTCATTGGCTGTTTTTGCTATTGCAGATGACGGTACTTTGACACTGCAAGCCGAAACATGGATGCATGCTGATTACGGACGTGCCATGATGTTTGATCCATCAGGGACATTCTTGTTCTGTGCAAACCAGCGTTCTGATGCTGTTACATCCTTTAAGGTAGATAAGAATACAGGGCAGTTGGTCTTTACAAACCACTTTACACCCGTTGGAAGCCCAACAACGTTTGCGTTTATGAATACGCAAGTTTAA
- a CDS encoding ComF family protein — MKKKNIYFQRIQQKILNFLFPPVCKGCGIDIEDNEGLCAQCFIQFQMIVEPYCERCSVPFSHISFGGAQKICVSCQTKPPLWRSARAAFVYNDWSRKIIFLFKYYGHTEYADFIGQRMIQAGNNILKKADLLVPVPMYVGKLRKRKFNQAALLAHYVSRKTSIPVIPDGLQRIRETRALASLSGEQRAEEIKNVIKVREKRRNHFKGKSIILVDDVLTTGVTASVCVKELLEAGALSVDILVAARTNSENNLYNNE; from the coding sequence TTGAAGAAAAAAAATATTTATTTTCAACGAATACAGCAAAAAATATTAAATTTTTTGTTTCCCCCCGTATGTAAAGGGTGTGGGATAGATATTGAAGATAATGAGGGGCTGTGTGCTCAGTGCTTCATTCAATTCCAAATGATTGTAGAGCCATATTGTGAACGATGTAGTGTTCCGTTTTCACATATTTCGTTTGGAGGAGCGCAGAAGATCTGCGTGTCTTGTCAAACAAAACCTCCACTATGGCGTTCTGCGCGTGCCGCGTTTGTTTATAATGATTGGTCACGAAAAATAATATTTTTATTCAAGTATTATGGTCATACGGAGTATGCTGATTTCATCGGGCAACGTATGATTCAAGCTGGAAATAATATTTTAAAAAAAGCAGATCTTCTGGTGCCTGTTCCTATGTATGTAGGAAAGCTCAGGAAGCGTAAGTTTAATCAGGCTGCGTTGCTGGCTCACTATGTGAGTCGCAAAACATCAATCCCGGTAATTCCAGATGGGTTGCAACGTATTAGGGAAACGCGCGCTTTGGCGTCTCTTTCCGGGGAGCAAAGGGCTGAAGAAATAAAGAATGTTATAAAAGTTAGGGAAAAAAGAAGAAATCATTTTAAAGGGAAATCTATTATTTTAGTTGATGATGTTTTGACAACGGGTGTGACGGCTTCTGTTTGTGTGAAAGAATTGTTGGAAGCTGGGGCTTTATCGGTGGATATTTTGGTTGCAGCCCGTACAAATAGCGAGAATAATCTTTATAACAATGAGTAA
- the galU gene encoding UTP--glucose-1-phosphate uridylyltransferase GalU — MIRPLKKAVLPVAGLGTRFLPATKAMPKEMLPVVDKPLIQYAIDEAREAGIEEFCLVTGRGKDSLIDYFDIAFELEATLKERGKKSALEAIQQSSVRAGSLVAVRQQEPLGLGHAIWCARSFIGNDPFAILLPDDVVKSGRSCVAQLVDAYNQTGGNVVAVTEVPHEHTNRYGILDTGSDDGKLVEVKGLVEKPDPKDAPSNLSIIGRYVMMPEIMEHLSKLEKGAGGEVQLTDAMAKMIGHVPFHGLRYEGTRFDCGDKAGFLEAQIALSIDRPDLGGAVKEFLKKYVNQI; from the coding sequence GTGATCAGACCCTTAAAGAAAGCAGTTCTTCCTGTTGCAGGATTAGGTACACGCTTTTTGCCTGCAACTAAGGCTATGCCGAAGGAAATGCTTCCTGTCGTTGATAAACCGCTGATTCAGTATGCTATTGATGAGGCGCGGGAGGCAGGGATTGAAGAGTTCTGTCTTGTAACGGGCCGTGGAAAAGATAGCCTCATTGATTACTTTGATATCGCATTTGAGTTAGAAGCTACTCTAAAAGAGCGTGGCAAAAAAAGTGCTCTTGAAGCGATACAGCAGAGCAGTGTGCGTGCCGGTTCTTTGGTAGCTGTTCGTCAGCAAGAGCCTCTTGGCTTAGGCCATGCAATCTGGTGCGCTCGTTCTTTCATTGGGAATGATCCATTTGCTATTCTTCTGCCAGATGATGTGGTGAAGAGTGGACGAAGCTGTGTTGCCCAGTTGGTGGATGCATATAACCAAACAGGCGGTAACGTTGTTGCTGTTACGGAAGTCCCGCATGAACATACCAACCGATATGGTATTCTTGATACGGGCAGTGATGACGGGAAGCTTGTTGAAGTGAAAGGCTTGGTTGAAAAGCCAGATCCTAAAGATGCGCCTTCCAATCTGTCGATTATCGGGCGTTATGTTATGATGCCAGAAATTATGGAGCACCTTTCCAAGTTAGAAAAAGGCGCTGGTGGGGAAGTTCAATTAACGGATGCTATGGCAAAAATGATTGGCCATGTGCCTTTCCATGGTTTGCGTTATGAAGGAACTCGTTTTGATTGCGGTGACAAGGCTGGTTTCTTAGAAGCACAGATTGCGCTTTCAATCGACCGTCCTGATCTTGGGGGAGCTGTTAAAGAGTTCCTAAAAAAATACGTAAATCAAATTTAA
- a CDS encoding aspartate kinase produces MSMSDTPVHDLRADQGDLSSDITKNGKRKTIVMKFGGTSVGNIERIRIVAQRVKAEHDKGRRIVVVVSAMSGVTNQMVEYCAELDKLADPKEYDAVVASGEQVTSGLVAIALQALGVPSRSFQGWQIPLKTDDAHGKASIEGVDGTLLLKCLDEGIVPVVAGFQGLGPNDRIATLGRGGSDTSAVAVAASIKADQCDIYTDVDGIYTSDPRIVKRAKRLDRITYEEMLELASVGAKVLQTRSVGLAMREKVKVRVLSSFAETDDESGSIVVDEDEIVEKELVAGIASSQDESKISVRHIPDRPGIAAAIFGPLSEANINVDMIVQSRGADQFNTMTFTVSKADEAAARDVLEKAREDIQYGELETSHDVVKISVVGIGMRSNTGLAATMFRTLAERGINVQVISTSEIKISVLIDSAYKELAMRALHTAYGLDQEEGINT; encoded by the coding sequence ATGTCCATGTCCGATACTCCCGTCCATGATCTAAGAGCAGATCAGGGTGACCTTTCTTCTGATATAACGAAGAACGGGAAACGGAAAACAATAGTAATGAAATTTGGCGGTACATCCGTCGGAAATATTGAACGTATTCGGATTGTTGCCCAGCGTGTAAAAGCAGAACACGATAAAGGACGCCGTATAGTGGTCGTGGTGTCTGCTATGTCTGGTGTTACGAATCAGATGGTAGAGTACTGCGCTGAGCTTGATAAGCTTGCAGACCCTAAGGAATATGATGCCGTTGTCGCTTCTGGTGAGCAGGTCACGAGTGGTTTGGTGGCTATTGCTCTTCAGGCTTTAGGTGTTCCTTCCAGATCCTTTCAAGGCTGGCAAATTCCGTTGAAAACAGATGATGCTCATGGAAAAGCCTCGATCGAGGGTGTCGATGGCACACTGTTGCTCAAATGTCTGGATGAGGGAATTGTTCCCGTCGTTGCGGGCTTCCAAGGTCTGGGCCCTAATGATAGAATTGCAACTCTAGGGCGAGGTGGGTCTGATACCTCGGCTGTGGCCGTAGCTGCTTCGATTAAAGCAGATCAATGCGATATTTATACGGATGTTGATGGCATCTATACTTCTGATCCACGGATTGTGAAGCGCGCCAAACGTCTCGATCGTATTACGTATGAAGAAATGTTAGAGCTTGCATCAGTTGGTGCTAAAGTATTGCAAACGCGTAGTGTTGGATTAGCTATGCGTGAAAAAGTGAAGGTTCGTGTCCTTTCATCTTTCGCTGAAACGGATGATGAAAGTGGGTCGATCGTTGTTGATGAGGATGAGATTGTGGAAAAGGAACTGGTTGCAGGTATTGCAAGTTCGCAAGATGAATCAAAGATTTCTGTAAGACACATCCCCGATCGCCCCGGTATTGCGGCTGCTATTTTCGGCCCTTTGTCTGAAGCGAATATCAATGTTGATATGATTGTTCAGAGCCGTGGGGCAGATCAGTTCAACACAATGACTTTCACCGTAAGTAAAGCAGATGAGGCTGCCGCCCGTGATGTTTTGGAAAAAGCGCGTGAAGATATCCAGTATGGTGAACTGGAAACATCACATGACGTTGTAAAAATTAGTGTTGTTGGCATAGGAATGCGTTCAAACACAGGGCTTGCTGCAACGATGTTTCGTACTTTAGCAGAGCGTGGAATTAACGTGCAGGTTATTTCGACAAGTGAAATAAAAATCTCTGTCTTAATTGATTCTGCTTATAAAGAGCTTGCGATGCGTGCATTGCACACGGCTTATGGACTGGATCAGGAAGAGGGAATAAATACGTGA
- the lipB gene encoding lipoyl(octanoyl) transferase LipB — protein sequence MTRNDISEEILWKKSQGLTAYPEALHFMSAHAQEIIQKKADPLVWLVEHEPIFTAGTSAKKEDLFNPHHYPTYEAGRGGQWTYHGPGQRLAYVMLDLNKQNGTIPARDLRAYVQGLEQWIITTLSSLGVKSFTREGRIGVWATDPITNQEAKIAALGIRVSRWISWHGISINLNPTLNDFNGIVPCGITEYGVTSLERFDRSISMQTLDEALAKAWPLIFGSIPKEI from the coding sequence ATGACTAGAAACGATATTTCTGAAGAAATTTTATGGAAAAAAAGCCAAGGCCTCACAGCATATCCTGAGGCACTCCATTTCATGTCAGCCCATGCTCAAGAGATCATTCAGAAAAAAGCAGATCCTCTTGTTTGGCTGGTAGAACATGAACCTATTTTTACAGCAGGCACTTCAGCTAAAAAAGAAGACCTCTTTAACCCTCACCATTACCCAACTTATGAAGCGGGACGCGGCGGTCAATGGACTTATCACGGCCCAGGACAACGCTTAGCCTACGTAATGCTCGATCTCAACAAACAGAATGGTACCATTCCAGCGCGAGACCTGAGAGCTTACGTTCAAGGCCTTGAACAATGGATTATAACAACCCTCTCCTCTCTCGGAGTTAAAAGTTTTACCCGAGAAGGCCGTATAGGCGTATGGGCTACAGACCCTATAACAAATCAAGAAGCAAAAATTGCTGCTTTAGGTATTCGTGTTAGCCGCTGGATAAGCTGGCACGGGATCTCCATAAACCTGAACCCCACTTTGAATGACTTTAACGGCATCGTCCCATGTGGAATTACAGAATATGGCGTTACCAGCTTAGAACGCTTTGATCGCTCCATCAGTATGCAAACACTTGATGAAGCTCTGGCAAAGGCTTGGCCGCTTATTTTTGGTTCTATTCCGAAGGAAATTTAA
- a CDS encoding DnaJ domain-containing protein, translating into MQRKSTRHKAFAPDPDAPDQTCDHPGCEEPAGYRAPKGREALRSYFWFCLDHVREYNAKWDYYRGMTPGQIEAHLRADTSWQRPSWKLGTGTARKAEFNEDDFLDPLDILGSQKRSRAKRAQERHQKQTSLPPEKLRHPLATLDLKWPISFDEVKTKYRSLARKHHPDANIGDKQAEERFKAIGSAYAVLKMHFTQQTEFAS; encoded by the coding sequence ATGCAGCGCAAATCTACCAGACATAAGGCTTTCGCCCCTGACCCCGATGCTCCAGATCAAACATGTGATCACCCTGGTTGTGAAGAGCCAGCGGGGTATCGTGCGCCGAAAGGCCGGGAAGCTTTACGCTCTTATTTCTGGTTCTGCCTCGATCATGTTCGTGAATATAACGCCAAATGGGATTACTACCGCGGAATGACCCCCGGCCAGATAGAAGCTCATTTACGGGCAGATACCTCATGGCAAAGACCATCATGGAAGTTAGGAACAGGAACCGCTCGAAAAGCAGAGTTTAATGAAGATGACTTTTTGGATCCATTAGACATCCTCGGATCCCAAAAAAGAAGCCGCGCCAAAAGAGCACAGGAACGTCATCAAAAACAAACCAGCCTCCCTCCTGAAAAACTGCGCCATCCTCTTGCGACTCTAGATCTGAAATGGCCGATCTCTTTTGACGAAGTGAAAACAAAGTATCGCTCCCTCGCAAGAAAACATCATCCTGATGCCAATATCGGCGATAAACAAGCAGAAGAGCGTTTCAAAGCTATTGGTTCTGCCTATGCTGTGTTAAAAATGCACTTCACTCAACAAACAGAATTTGCTTCCTGA